From the Euphorbia lathyris chromosome 6, ddEupLath1.1, whole genome shotgun sequence genome, one window contains:
- the LOC136232434 gene encoding serine/threonine/tyrosine-protein kinase HT1 has protein sequence MEEDRSSWIRRTKFSHTVCHRFDSSKLGTFSIKPERSSSLNLKSRPGGENSVSGTHQRSSSLTNSQIQRNPLTNKQRSLSPSPESILSDTFKEAKSDRKRFSTPHPRRKGSQAESFDSKPSKQASTSPLRHFMKGHEKTRSKKDSAWTKYFDHSGGRVNAIEVSDEFTVDMSKLFLGLRFAHGAHSRLYHGVYKDEPVAVKIIRAPDEDETGNLATRLRNQYDREVSLLSRLHHQNVIKFVAACKKPPVYCVITEYLSEGSLRAHLHKLEQKSLPLEKLITFALEIARGMEYIHSQGIIHRDLKPENVLIDEEFRLKIADFGIACEEAYCDLLADDPGTYRWMAPEMIKKKSYGRRVDVYSFGLILWEMVAGTIPYDDMNPIQAAFAVVNKNLRPIIPRDCPPAMRALIEQCWSLQADKRPEFWQIVKVLEQFNSSLTCDGTLNLVENLACQDHKKGLLHWIQKLGPAHPSSNPVPKPKFS, from the exons ATGGAGGAAGATAGGAGTTCGTGGATAAGAAGAACTAAGTTTTCGCACACAGTTTGTCATCGTTTTGATTCTTCAAAATTAGGTACTTTTTCTATTAAACCCGAGAGAAGTTCCAGCCTGAACCTCAAATCAAGGCCTGGAGGAGAAAACTCTGTTTCAGGTACCCATCAGAGATCATCAAGTCTGACTAATTCTCAGATTCAACGAAATCCTTTAACCAACAAGCAGAGATCGTTATCCCCTTCACCGGAATCGATACTTTCTGATACTTTTAAGGAAGCTAAGTCTGATAGGAAGAGATTCTCAACTCCTCATCCTCGGAGGAAAGGTTCCCAGGCCGAATCCTTCGATTCTAAGCCATCCAAACAGGCCTCTACGAGCCCTCTTCGCCACTTTATGAAGGGTCATGAGAAAACCAGGAGCAAGAAGGATTCTGCTTGGACTAAATATTTTGATCATTCTGGAGGAAGAGTTAATGCTATTGAAGTTTCTGATGAATTCACTGTGGATATGTCTAAGCTATTTCTCGGCCTCCGATTCGCTCATGGAGCTCATAGCAGGCTTTATCATGGTGTATACAAGGATGAACCTGTTGCAGTTAAAATTATCCGGGCACCTGACGAGGACGAAACAGGAAACTTAGCAACTAGATTGAGGAATCAATATGACAGAGAAGTTAGCCTTTTATCTAGGCTTCATCATCAAAATGTTATAAAG TTTGTAGCAGCTTGCAAAAAGCCGCCGGTGTATTGTGTTATAACAGAATATTTATCGGAAGGTTCGTTGAGGGCGCATTTGCACAAGCTTGAGCAGAAGTCTCTGCCTTTGGAGAAGTTAATTACGTTTGCTCTCGAAATTGCTCGTGGAATGGAGTACATTCACTCGCAGGGTATTATTCATAGAGATCTTAAACCGGAGAATGTTCTTATCGATGAAGAGTTCCGTCTAAAGATTGCTGATTTTGGTATAGCCTGTGAGGAGGCCTATTGTGATTTGCTGGCTGATGATCCCGGGACTTATAGATGGATGGCACCTGAGATGATAAAAAAGAAATCCTATGGGAGAAGGGTTGATGTTTACAGTTTCGGACTCATTTTGTGGGAAATGGTGGCGGGAACTATTCCCTACGATGATATGAATCCCATACAAGCGGCTTTCGCTGTAGTTAATAAG AATTTGAGACCCATTATCCCTCGGGACTGCCCTCCTGCTATGAGAGCTTTAATTGAGCAATGTTGGTCGTTGCAAGCTGATAAGAGGCCCGAGTTTTGGCAAATTGTGAAGGTCTTAGAGCAATTCAACTCTTCACTCACCTGTGACGGGACTCTTAATTTGGTAGAGAACCTAGCTTGCCAAGATCATAAGAAAGGGCTTCTTCATTGGATTCAAAAGCTCGGTCCTGCACATCCCAGCAGCAACCCCGTACCTAAACCGAAATTCAGttga